A single Pararhizobium sp. A13 DNA region contains:
- a CDS encoding LuxR C-terminal-related transcriptional regulator: protein MSFTAVSHTGTPSFDVWNASLGAAASAIGSHEFPDALAAALRLLSPFQMMNGFVYSPDGNAFDLYNESIVAKRSIIVDRYLAGAFVLDPFYDAVRANDSKRMIVMRDLAPDDFAQTEYFRLHYATTEIVDEIGFVMKLESNFVGVLSLSRTGIAPLFSSEDLKRLRSAAPVVCALGERHWFHIPNISLAIKTAPPASKIEHPLLTKRELEIVTLILKGHSNLSLAAVLSLSPNTVKVHRRQVYSKLNISSQAELFRLFLA from the coding sequence ATGAGTTTTACTGCCGTATCGCACACAGGGACGCCGTCTTTTGATGTCTGGAATGCCAGTCTCGGTGCTGCAGCAAGCGCGATCGGCTCGCACGAATTTCCCGATGCCTTGGCAGCTGCGCTGCGCCTTCTGTCTCCGTTCCAGATGATGAACGGCTTCGTCTATTCTCCAGATGGCAACGCTTTCGATCTCTACAACGAAAGTATCGTCGCCAAGCGGTCGATTATCGTCGATCGCTATTTGGCGGGGGCTTTCGTGCTCGACCCGTTCTACGATGCCGTCCGCGCCAACGACAGCAAACGCATGATCGTGATGCGCGATCTCGCGCCCGATGATTTCGCACAGACCGAATATTTCCGGCTGCACTACGCGACAACCGAGATCGTCGACGAGATCGGCTTCGTAATGAAACTTGAAAGCAACTTTGTCGGCGTTCTCTCTCTATCGAGGACGGGTATAGCACCCCTGTTTTCCAGCGAAGATCTGAAACGTCTGCGATCCGCCGCTCCGGTCGTTTGTGCGTTGGGTGAACGGCACTGGTTCCACATCCCGAACATCTCTCTCGCTATCAAGACTGCGCCGCCAGCCTCGAAGATCGAGCATCCCTTGCTCACCAAACGCGAGCTTGAGATCGTCACGCTGATCCTAAAGGGACATTCCAATCTCTCGCTTGCTGCGGTCCTCTCCCTGTCTCCGAATACGGTCAAGGTGCATCGTCGGCAGGTTTACTCAAAGCTGAACATATCGAGCCAGGCGGAGTTGTTCCGCCTGTTCCTGGCATGA
- a CDS encoding amidase, with amino-acid sequence MIRDEEALASARSADQAIANGKTGGPLHGVPFAAKDLTPTKGDLTTLGSWTSGDWVPEETTLCIRRLEEAGAILIGKTTTPEFAYASFTKSPRWGATRNPWDPERTPGGSSGGSAVAVATGVVPFAEGTDMGGSVRIPAAFCGVVGLKPSLGRIPMTILPSVFDNISHFGPLARTIGDAIAFMDTASGPSDDDIMSLPLSFSADTARAGSLEGKRFAFSMDLGYYQVQSEVEVVMRKAIEKIRGLGAVVDEVPMQWTRAVNDRWFDVWCVFMSSFFGDRLTQHEHHMDPAVVSMIERGLVANATDYKRVELLRTSMWRDMAKLFETYDALLCPTCATTAPSLNESDDDYVATLPDGNFAGLDITCPFNLLPQLPALSLPAGLASNGLPVGLQVVGRRFADEQVLSLGAGIEVALSSNGKQ; translated from the coding sequence GTGATCCGCGATGAGGAGGCGCTCGCTTCGGCGCGTAGCGCGGACCAGGCAATCGCGAACGGCAAGACTGGCGGCCCGCTGCATGGCGTGCCCTTCGCGGCCAAGGATCTGACCCCGACGAAGGGAGACCTGACCACGCTCGGATCCTGGACTTCTGGCGATTGGGTGCCGGAAGAAACCACGCTCTGCATACGCAGGCTTGAAGAGGCCGGCGCCATTCTGATCGGCAAGACCACCACGCCGGAATTCGCGTATGCAAGCTTCACGAAAAGCCCGCGATGGGGCGCCACCCGCAATCCGTGGGATCCTGAACGAACTCCCGGCGGCTCCTCCGGCGGCTCGGCTGTGGCGGTCGCGACGGGCGTCGTACCGTTTGCGGAAGGCACCGACATGGGAGGCTCCGTGCGCATTCCTGCAGCCTTCTGCGGCGTGGTCGGGCTGAAGCCAAGCCTTGGACGCATCCCCATGACGATCCTGCCAAGCGTCTTTGACAACATCTCGCATTTCGGACCGCTGGCTCGGACCATCGGTGATGCCATCGCCTTCATGGACACAGCCAGCGGCCCCAGCGATGACGACATCATGTCGCTCCCACTGAGTTTTTCTGCGGACACCGCGCGAGCGGGAAGCTTAGAAGGCAAGCGTTTCGCATTCTCAATGGATCTCGGATATTATCAGGTCCAGTCCGAAGTCGAAGTTGTCATGCGCAAGGCGATCGAGAAAATTCGCGGCCTGGGTGCTGTCGTCGACGAGGTGCCGATGCAGTGGACCCGGGCCGTCAACGACCGATGGTTCGACGTCTGGTGCGTGTTCATGTCGTCCTTTTTTGGTGACAGGCTGACACAACATGAACATCATATGGACCCGGCCGTCGTCTCGATGATCGAGCGCGGGCTGGTCGCTAACGCGACGGACTACAAACGAGTGGAATTGCTCCGAACCTCGATGTGGCGGGACATGGCAAAACTTTTTGAAACCTACGATGCGCTGCTGTGCCCGACCTGCGCGACCACCGCCCCATCGTTGAACGAGTCAGACGACGACTACGTCGCGACATTGCCGGACGGCAACTTTGCGGGCCTGGACATTACCTGTCCTTTCAACCTGCTGCCCCAGCTTCCCGCTCTATCGCTGCCTGCCGGACTTGCGTCCAACGGTTTGCCGGTCGGGCTTCAGGTCGTCGGCCGGCGCTTTGCCGACGAACAGGTCTTGTCTCTTGGGGCTGGTATTGAGGTAGCTTTGTCATCGAATGGGAAGCAGTGA
- a CDS encoding GYD domain-containing protein yields the protein MAMYLTRFSYTPETWARMIENPEDRRDAARTYIESVGGKLHGFWYAFGEHDGWNLWEAPDNVSMAAVALAIGAGGALSSFETTVLLTVEDTMEALGKAKSIRYRPPAA from the coding sequence ATGGCCATGTATCTTACGCGATTCAGCTACACGCCCGAGACTTGGGCGCGGATGATCGAAAACCCGGAGGATCGCCGAGACGCGGCACGTACTTACATTGAATCTGTGGGCGGAAAGCTCCATGGGTTCTGGTACGCCTTTGGCGAGCATGATGGTTGGAATCTGTGGGAGGCGCCCGACAACGTATCGATGGCGGCTGTCGCGCTTGCTATAGGCGCGGGAGGCGCGCTCAGTTCTTTTGAGACCACTGTCCTCCTCACCGTCGAGGATACGATGGAAGCCCTGGGAAAGGCTAAGTCTATACGCTATCGTCCACCGGCAGCATAG
- a CDS encoding ABC transporter substrate-binding protein, which produces MLINRRSFILGSAGAATGLAFGAGGGRLAFAAGDAKLRAMWWGSNDRAKRTIAVAKLYQEKNPGTAIVGESLNGDAYWTKVSTQMAGRSIADIFQLEPRTISDYSKRGACLALDPFIPSSLQVDTFGKDMLNLTTVDGKLWGVGLGLNSFSLFYDADVFAKAGITPPGQDTTWKEYADIAVEMTKAAGKKTFWGGPYGARYSYVFDAWLRQRGSSLYNENGLGFGVEDAKEWFAYWEDLRKRGGTVGADIQTIDQNTIDTNCLALGNSAMGMAYSNQMVGYQLLMKGKLGISMLPRETKGGPSGHYYRPALIWSIGATTERAEEAVKFINFFVNDVEAGKLLGVERGVPMSPAVREAILPTLNPTERATIDYINGLKDQVGSYPPPAPIGSTEFDISILRPITDELAFDTISVADAAARLVSEGRNTIKAG; this is translated from the coding sequence ATGCTCATCAACCGACGTTCATTCATACTCGGCTCGGCGGGCGCAGCCACTGGTCTCGCGTTCGGCGCGGGCGGCGGGCGGCTGGCCTTTGCGGCAGGCGACGCGAAGCTGCGTGCCATGTGGTGGGGCTCGAACGATCGCGCCAAGCGCACGATTGCGGTCGCCAAGCTCTATCAGGAGAAGAACCCGGGAACAGCGATCGTCGGCGAGTCCCTGAATGGCGACGCCTACTGGACCAAGGTCTCCACCCAGATGGCCGGGCGCTCGATCGCCGACATCTTCCAGCTCGAACCACGGACGATTTCCGACTATTCGAAGCGTGGCGCGTGCCTCGCGCTCGATCCCTTCATTCCATCGTCTCTGCAAGTCGACACCTTCGGCAAGGACATGCTGAATTTGACGACAGTGGACGGCAAGCTTTGGGGTGTCGGTCTCGGCCTCAATTCGTTCTCGCTGTTCTACGACGCCGACGTATTTGCCAAGGCCGGCATCACGCCGCCCGGACAGGATACGACCTGGAAGGAATATGCCGACATCGCCGTCGAGATGACCAAGGCGGCCGGCAAGAAGACCTTTTGGGGCGGCCCTTACGGCGCACGCTACAGCTATGTGTTCGATGCCTGGCTGAGACAGCGCGGTAGCAGCCTCTACAACGAAAACGGTCTCGGCTTCGGCGTCGAGGACGCCAAGGAATGGTTCGCCTACTGGGAAGACCTGCGCAAGCGTGGCGGCACCGTCGGCGCCGATATCCAGACAATCGACCAGAACACGATCGACACGAACTGCCTGGCACTTGGCAACTCCGCCATGGGCATGGCCTATTCGAACCAGATGGTCGGCTACCAACTGCTGATGAAAGGCAAGTTGGGCATCAGCATGCTGCCGCGCGAGACGAAAGGCGGACCGTCCGGCCACTACTATCGCCCGGCTCTCATCTGGAGCATCGGCGCCACGACCGAGCGCGCCGAGGAAGCCGTCAAATTCATCAATTTCTTCGTCAATGACGTGGAGGCTGGCAAGTTGCTCGGGGTTGAACGTGGTGTCCCGATGTCGCCGGCGGTGCGCGAAGCCATCCTGCCGACGCTCAATCCGACCGAGCGGGCGACAATCGACTACATCAACGGACTGAAGGACCAAGTGGGTAGCTATCCGCCGCCGGCGCCGATCGGATCGACGGAGTTCGACATCAGCATCCTGCGCCCCATCACCGACGAGCTTGCCTTCGACACGATCTCCGTCGCGGATGCTGCCGCACGGTTGGTGAGCGAGGGGAGGAACACGATCAAGGCCGGCTGA
- a CDS encoding LacI family DNA-binding transcriptional regulator translates to MIEEPSRKFRQADIATRAGVSVSTVSRVLANEPGISDDVRRQILKVASELGYPLKTGNQAGPGVLALIASDGVTGGLSVFYEGIVEGLRSNAAECGIPFDIRLVREDRATTEAVRDLMAAAGAKGLFLVGIDPADTLCAWLEESRTPVVLVNGTDPFMRFDGVSPANFFGAYAATNRLLASGHRCILHLTGSHRHTLRERARGFEAAIGATNGATGRVIRLSFHTSAIAEARAATIAALAEDPDVSAAFCMNDFIAVGVLEAVTESGRRVPEDFAIVGFDDLPCARMTDPPLATMRVDRVAIGREAVGLMLARFRERDAPARHVCHAVVPVRGGSLPDEPETIVP, encoded by the coding sequence ATGATCGAAGAACCCTCCAGAAAATTTCGCCAAGCAGACATCGCCACGCGCGCAGGCGTTTCGGTTTCGACAGTCTCACGTGTGCTGGCCAACGAGCCTGGCATCAGCGACGACGTTCGGCGCCAGATTCTCAAGGTGGCATCGGAACTCGGCTATCCGCTCAAGACCGGAAACCAAGCGGGGCCGGGCGTACTGGCGTTGATTGCCAGTGACGGCGTCACAGGAGGCCTCAGTGTCTTCTACGAAGGCATCGTCGAAGGGCTGCGCTCGAACGCCGCGGAATGCGGCATCCCGTTCGACATCAGGCTGGTGCGCGAGGACCGGGCAACGACCGAGGCAGTTCGGGACCTGATGGCGGCGGCCGGAGCAAAAGGACTGTTCCTGGTCGGTATCGATCCCGCAGACACGCTGTGCGCCTGGCTGGAGGAAAGCCGCACGCCCGTCGTTCTCGTCAATGGCACCGATCCCTTCATGCGCTTTGACGGCGTCTCGCCTGCGAATTTCTTTGGTGCCTATGCGGCAACAAACCGTCTTCTGGCGTCCGGACATCGCTGCATCCTGCATCTGACCGGCTCCCATCGGCACACGCTGCGCGAACGAGCCCGCGGTTTCGAGGCGGCGATCGGCGCAACCAACGGCGCAACCGGCCGCGTCATCCGGCTCTCCTTCCATACGAGCGCGATTGCCGAAGCCCGGGCCGCGACAATCGCCGCACTCGCGGAAGACCCGGATGTCAGCGCCGCCTTCTGCATGAACGATTTCATCGCGGTCGGGGTGCTCGAAGCCGTGACTGAGAGCGGCCGCCGCGTGCCGGAGGATTTCGCAATCGTCGGATTCGACGATCTTCCGTGCGCCAGGATGACCGATCCGCCGCTTGCAACCATGCGTGTCGACCGCGTGGCCATCGGCCGCGAAGCCGTCGGACTAATGCTGGCGCGCTTTCGCGAACGGGACGCTCCCGCCCGCCATGTCTGCCACGCCGTCGTTCCGGTGCGGGGCGGATCACTTCCAGATGAACCTGAGACCATAGTGCCATGA
- a CDS encoding DUF2264 domain-containing protein → MIFDPASRNPLAGNPLASRSDMQRALTDLFDPLLPYFSTGNARVRLDASAGHFDRAAADLEGFARPLWGLAPFAAGGGDFPFWHRYTEGISNGTDPKHPEYWGTVNGRDQRMVELAALGFALALVPEKLWDPLSPSAKDNLVAYLKHARRFDYADNNWKFFRVLVDIALDRLGIDYDRSLTETYLDELDGFYIADGWYRDGNVRRIDHYVPFAIHFYGLIYSRLVDDDRAKSYRERAALFAGDFRHWFAEDGATIAFGRSLTYRFACAGFWSALAFADVEALPWGEIKGLCLRHLRWWADKPMAHSDGVLSIGYGYPNLLMSESYNSAGSPYWAFKAFLALAVGETHLFWTSEEKPFSPARQPVSLRHPGMVVIHGKGDVVALSSGQENLQQRFGTEKYAKFAYSARYGFSVECDERGFRSGAFDSTLAFSDDGLHYRVRETNEEVKLAGNMLFSRWSPSPDVTVETWLMPAGPWHIRVHRIVTPRPLETVEGGFAIARRDFEVDTLSSAAGAAHAIGEEDFTGILDLGSTIARDGIAYKAPPNTNLIVAKTLVPQLRGTIPAGETILRTAVLAARDTTTITGDWLKPPSAPFLDELVALTANAVVVSAMDAPGQIP, encoded by the coding sequence ATGATCTTTGATCCCGCCAGTAGAAACCCGCTCGCCGGTAACCCTCTCGCAAGCCGCAGCGACATGCAGCGCGCCCTCACTGATCTGTTCGATCCGCTCCTGCCGTACTTTTCCACCGGTAACGCCCGCGTCCGCCTCGACGCATCTGCCGGACATTTCGACCGGGCGGCAGCCGATCTGGAGGGGTTTGCACGGCCTCTCTGGGGGCTCGCCCCCTTCGCGGCGGGCGGCGGCGACTTCCCATTCTGGCACCGTTATACTGAAGGCATCTCCAACGGCACCGATCCGAAACATCCGGAATACTGGGGCACAGTCAATGGCCGCGACCAGCGTATGGTCGAGCTCGCAGCCCTGGGTTTCGCGCTTGCTCTCGTCCCGGAGAAGCTCTGGGATCCGCTCTCCCCCAGCGCGAAGGACAATCTCGTCGCCTATCTGAAGCACGCACGCCGCTTCGATTATGCTGACAACAACTGGAAGTTCTTCCGTGTTCTCGTTGACATCGCCCTCGACCGACTCGGCATCGATTATGATCGCAGCCTGACGGAAACCTATCTTGACGAACTCGACGGGTTCTACATCGCCGATGGCTGGTACAGGGATGGCAACGTCCGGCGCATCGACCACTACGTGCCCTTCGCCATTCACTTCTACGGGCTGATCTATTCGCGGCTGGTCGATGACGATCGCGCGAAGAGCTATCGCGAGCGGGCGGCGCTCTTCGCCGGCGATTTCCGTCATTGGTTCGCCGAGGACGGGGCGACCATCGCGTTTGGCCGCAGCCTCACCTATCGCTTCGCCTGCGCCGGCTTCTGGTCGGCCCTCGCTTTTGCCGACGTCGAAGCCCTGCCCTGGGGGGAAATCAAGGGTCTCTGCCTCAGGCACCTGCGCTGGTGGGCCGACAAACCGATGGCCCACAGCGACGGGGTGCTGTCGATCGGCTACGGCTATCCCAACCTCCTGATGTCGGAAAGCTACAACTCCGCCGGCTCTCCCTATTGGGCCTTCAAGGCTTTCCTGGCGCTCGCTGTCGGCGAGACACACCTGTTCTGGACGAGTGAAGAGAAGCCGTTTTCGCCCGCCCGACAGCCAGTCTCCCTCCGTCACCCCGGCATGGTCGTCATCCACGGCAAAGGCGATGTCGTGGCGCTTTCCTCAGGCCAGGAAAACCTCCAGCAACGCTTCGGCACGGAGAAATACGCCAAGTTCGCCTATTCCGCACGCTATGGCTTCAGCGTCGAATGCGACGAGCGCGGTTTCCGGAGCGGCGCCTTCGATTCCACCCTCGCCTTCAGCGATGACGGCCTGCACTATCGGGTCCGCGAGACGAACGAGGAAGTAAAGCTGGCGGGTAACATGCTGTTCTCGCGATGGTCTCCCTCGCCGGACGTCACGGTCGAGACCTGGCTGATGCCGGCGGGTCCCTGGCACATCCGCGTTCATCGCATCGTAACCCCCCGGCCGCTCGAAACAGTCGAAGGCGGCTTTGCCATCGCCAGGCGTGACTTCGAGGTGGATACGCTGTCGTCTGCAGCGGGCGCCGCCCATGCGATCGGCGAGGAGGACTTCACCGGCATTCTCGACCTCGGTTCGACCATTGCCCGCGACGGCATCGCCTACAAGGCACCGCCGAACACCAATCTGATCGTCGCAAAGACCCTCGTGCCGCAATTGCGCGGTACTATCCCCGCAGGAGAGACCATACTTCGTACCGCCGTGCTGGCAGCCCGCGACACGACCACCATAACCGGTGACTGGCTGAAGCCGCCGTCCGCGCCTTTCCTCGACGAGCTTGTCGCGCTGACCGCAAACGCCGTTGTCGTCAGTGCCATGGATGCGCCGGGGCAGATCCCATGA
- a CDS encoding hydroxyacid dehydrogenase, which translates to MKRPAIALAMLPERTQHVLPPELLARLDQLGVLLDPTPMTTFTGDRARRLLAETEILVTGWGAPLFDANALASTPNLRLVAHAAGTVKGIVGPWVFDGGVRVTHAAQANALPVAEFTLAAIIFAGKSVFRFRDLYVAHRDRTLTHPLQAEPIGNYRRVVGIVGASRIGRRVIELLRPFDYEILLYDPMVTEGEAGDLRVEKVDLDTLFRRADIVSLHAPSLPQTRHMVDARRLSLMKDGGTLINTARGALIDEDALLAALKTGVIDAVIDVTDPEIPGRSSPFYDLPNVFLTPHIAGAIGMERARLGETVIDEIARFIDGRPLRYEVRAQDLERMA; encoded by the coding sequence ATGAAGCGCCCTGCAATCGCCCTTGCCATGTTGCCGGAGCGCACGCAGCACGTTCTTCCGCCGGAGCTATTAGCCCGGCTTGATCAACTCGGCGTTCTGCTTGATCCCACGCCTATGACAACATTCACGGGCGACAGGGCAAGGCGCCTGCTCGCCGAAACGGAAATTCTCGTCACCGGCTGGGGTGCTCCGCTTTTCGATGCCAACGCCCTTGCCTCCACCCCCAATCTGCGCCTCGTCGCCCATGCCGCAGGCACGGTCAAGGGCATTGTCGGTCCATGGGTCTTCGATGGCGGCGTGCGGGTCACGCACGCGGCGCAGGCGAATGCGCTCCCGGTTGCCGAATTCACCCTCGCTGCCATCATCTTCGCCGGCAAGAGTGTCTTTCGGTTCCGCGATCTCTATGTCGCCCACCGCGACCGAACGCTCACCCATCCGTTACAGGCCGAGCCGATCGGCAACTATCGCCGCGTCGTCGGCATTGTCGGTGCCTCTCGCATCGGTCGCCGCGTCATCGAGCTGTTGCGACCCTTCGACTACGAGATCCTCCTCTACGACCCGATGGTCACCGAAGGCGAGGCAGGCGATCTCCGGGTCGAGAAGGTCGATCTCGATACCCTCTTCAGACGAGCGGACATCGTTTCGCTGCACGCGCCCTCACTCCCGCAGACCCGCCACATGGTTGATGCGCGACGCCTCTCGCTGATGAAGGACGGCGGGACGCTGATCAATACGGCGCGCGGTGCGCTGATCGATGAAGATGCATTGCTCGCCGCGCTGAAGACAGGCGTGATCGACGCTGTCATTGACGTGACGGATCCTGAAATTCCCGGACGCTCCTCGCCTTTCTATGACCTGCCGAACGTCTTCCTGACGCCGCATATCGCCGGCGCTATCGGAATGGAGCGCGCCCGGCTCGGAGAGACGGTGATTGACGAGATCGCTCGCTTCATCGACGGCAGGCCGCTGCGCTACGAGGTACGCGCGCAGGATCTGGAGCGCATGGCATGA